Proteins from one Gossypium raimondii isolate GPD5lz chromosome 8, ASM2569854v1, whole genome shotgun sequence genomic window:
- the LOC105790833 gene encoding U1 small nuclear ribonucleoprotein A: MAEISQDEEIPPNMTLYINNLNEKIKIDQLKKSLHAVFSQFGKILDVLAFKTLKHKGQAWVIFEDVNSATNALRRMQGFPFYDKEMRIQYAKTKSDIIAKADGTFVPREKRKRHDEKGGKKRKEQLDPNQAAAGLNPSYAGAYGATPPLSQIPYLGARPIVPEAPAPPNNILFVQNLPHDATAMMLQMLFNQYPGLKDVRMVEAKPGIAFVEYENEMQSTVAMQALQGFKIQQNQMLITYAKK; the protein is encoded by the exons ATGGCGGAGATTAGTCAGGATGAAGAAATTCCTCCCAATATGACATTATACATCAACAATCTCAACGAGAAGATCAAAATCGACC AGTTGAAGAAATCGTTGCACGCTGTCTTTTCACAATTTGGGAAGATATTGGATGTGTTAGCATTTAAAACTCTGAAACATAAAGGTCAAGCTTGGGTTATTTTCGAGGATGTTAACTCCGCTACCAATGCTCTTAGGCGAATGCAGGGCTTTCCTTTTTACGACAAGGAAATG AGAATACAATATGCAAAGACTAAATCTGACATAATAGCAAAAGCAGATGGCACTTTTGTCCCCCGAGAGAAGCGAAAGAGGCATGACGAAAAGG GAGGGAAAAAACGGAAAGAACAACTTGATCCTAATCAAGCTGCAGCAGGTTTGAATCCATCTTATGCGGGTGCTTACGGTGCAACACCTCCT CTATCACAAATACCCTACCTGGGTGCTAGACCTATAGTCCCAGAAGCACCTGCACCACCAAATAACATTCTATTTGTTCAGAATCTTCCTCATGATGCAACTGCGATGATGCTGCAAATGCTCTTCAACCAATACCCTGGTTTGAAGGACGTTCGAATGGTGGAAGCAAAACCAGGTATTGCCTTTGTGGAGTATGAAAACGAGATGCAATCAACAGTTGCAATGCAGGCACTACAAGGTTTCAAGATACAGCAAAACCAGATGCTGATTACTTATGCAAAGAAGTAG